Proteins from a genomic interval of Balaenoptera musculus isolate JJ_BM4_2016_0621 chromosome 16, mBalMus1.pri.v3, whole genome shotgun sequence:
- the LOC118882278 gene encoding anthrax toxin receptor 1-like isoform X1, whose protein sequence is MGRWARREKGPNLRMSFITYSTLGHTLMKLTSDRNEIRDGLSRLQNIVPSGATHMQEGFKKANEQIEGVYSKNSTASSLVITLTTGPLLPTTLRETKSEADKARDMGAKVYCLGVKDYKKDQLHDIVERKDQMYGIDEFKSLEKLVTSLVENSCMEVMAGDTYFVCLGGLPHLQTLHCAYLYLGKLDTFYDFVQHCSQVPLMWCPPRDMGRCVNFALMYPHYAQMLCRPKMCL, encoded by the exons ATGGGGAGGTGGGCAAGGAGAGAAAAGGG CCCTAACCTGCGGATGTCCTTCATCACCTACTCCACACTGGGTCACACCCTCATGAAGCTCACCTCAGACAG gaatgaaATTCGTGATGGTCTTAGCAGACTTCAGAATATAGTACCTAGTGGAGCCACACACATGCAGGAAGGATTTAAAAAG GCAAATGAGCAGATTGAAGGAGTTTACTCCAAAA ACAGCACTGCTTCCAGCCTGGTTATCACtctgaccactggaccactgcTACCAACGACATTACGGGAAACTAAGAGTGAA gCTGACAAAGCTCGGGATATGGGGGCCAAAGTTTACTGCCTGGGTGTAAAAGATTATAAGAAAGACCAG CTGCATGATATTGTAGAAAGAAAAGACCAAATGTATGGGATAGACGAATTCAAGTCCCTGGAAAAGCTTGTTACCTCG CTGGTGGAAAATTCCTGTATGGAAGTGATGGCTGGGGACACTTACTTTGTCTGTTTAGGAG GGCTACCTCACCTCCAAACCCTTCATTGTGCATATCTTTACCTG GGAAAACTGGATACTTTTTATGACTTTGTCCAGCACTGCAGCCAGGTGCCATTGATGTGGTGTCCGCCCAGGGACATG GGGAGGTGTGTCAACTTTGCCTTAATGTATCCCCACTATGCACAAATGCTCTGCAGACCAAAGATGTGCCTTTGA
- the LOC118882278 gene encoding anthrax toxin receptor 1-like isoform X4, whose product MGRWARREKGPNLRMSFITYSTLGHTLMKLTSDRNEIRDGLSRLQNIVPSGATHMQEGFKKANEQIEGVYSKNSTASSLVITLTTGPLLPTTLRETKSEADKARDMGAKVYCLGVKDYKKDQLHDIVERKDQMYGIDEFKSLEKLVTSLVENSCMEVMAGDTYFVCLGGEVCQLCLNVSPLCTNALQTKDVPLTQPGVPPPR is encoded by the exons ATGGGGAGGTGGGCAAGGAGAGAAAAGGG CCCTAACCTGCGGATGTCCTTCATCACCTACTCCACACTGGGTCACACCCTCATGAAGCTCACCTCAGACAG gaatgaaATTCGTGATGGTCTTAGCAGACTTCAGAATATAGTACCTAGTGGAGCCACACACATGCAGGAAGGATTTAAAAAG GCAAATGAGCAGATTGAAGGAGTTTACTCCAAAA ACAGCACTGCTTCCAGCCTGGTTATCACtctgaccactggaccactgcTACCAACGACATTACGGGAAACTAAGAGTGAA gCTGACAAAGCTCGGGATATGGGGGCCAAAGTTTACTGCCTGGGTGTAAAAGATTATAAGAAAGACCAG CTGCATGATATTGTAGAAAGAAAAGACCAAATGTATGGGATAGACGAATTCAAGTCCCTGGAAAAGCTTGTTACCTCG CTGGTGGAAAATTCCTGTATGGAAGTGATGGCTGGGGACACTTACTTTGTCTGTTTAGGAG GGGAGGTGTGTCAACTTTGCCTTAATGTATCCCCACTATGCACAAATGCTCTGCAGACCAAAGATGTGCCTTTGACCCAGCCAGGAGTGCCTCCCCCTCGATAG
- the LOC118882278 gene encoding anthrax toxin receptor 1-like isoform X3 gives MGRWARREKGPNLRMSFITYSTLGHTLMKLTSDRNEIRDGLSRLQNIVPSGATHMQEGFKKANEQIEGVYSKNSTASSLVITLTTGPLLPTTLRETKSELHDIVERKDQMYGIDEFKSLEKLVTSLVENSCMEVMAGDTYFVCLGGLPHLQTLHCAYLYLGKLDTFYDFVQHCSQVPLMWCPPRDMGRCVNFALMYPHYAQMLCRPKMCL, from the exons ATGGGGAGGTGGGCAAGGAGAGAAAAGGG CCCTAACCTGCGGATGTCCTTCATCACCTACTCCACACTGGGTCACACCCTCATGAAGCTCACCTCAGACAG gaatgaaATTCGTGATGGTCTTAGCAGACTTCAGAATATAGTACCTAGTGGAGCCACACACATGCAGGAAGGATTTAAAAAG GCAAATGAGCAGATTGAAGGAGTTTACTCCAAAA ACAGCACTGCTTCCAGCCTGGTTATCACtctgaccactggaccactgcTACCAACGACATTACGGGAAACTAAGAGTGAA CTGCATGATATTGTAGAAAGAAAAGACCAAATGTATGGGATAGACGAATTCAAGTCCCTGGAAAAGCTTGTTACCTCG CTGGTGGAAAATTCCTGTATGGAAGTGATGGCTGGGGACACTTACTTTGTCTGTTTAGGAG GGCTACCTCACCTCCAAACCCTTCATTGTGCATATCTTTACCTG GGAAAACTGGATACTTTTTATGACTTTGTCCAGCACTGCAGCCAGGTGCCATTGATGTGGTGTCCGCCCAGGGACATG GGGAGGTGTGTCAACTTTGCCTTAATGTATCCCCACTATGCACAAATGCTCTGCAGACCAAAGATGTGCCTTTGA
- the LOC118882278 gene encoding anthrax toxin receptor 1-like isoform X2: MSFITYSTLGHTLMKLTSDRNEIRDGLSRLQNIVPSGATHMQEGFKKANEQIEGVYSKNSTASSLVITLTTGPLLPTTLRETKSEADKARDMGAKVYCLGVKDYKKDQLHDIVERKDQMYGIDEFKSLEKLVTSLVENSCMEVMAGDTYFVCLGGLPHLQTLHCAYLYLGKLDTFYDFVQHCSQVPLMWCPPRDMGRCVNFALMYPHYAQMLCRPKMCL; the protein is encoded by the exons ATGTCCTTCATCACCTACTCCACACTGGGTCACACCCTCATGAAGCTCACCTCAGACAG gaatgaaATTCGTGATGGTCTTAGCAGACTTCAGAATATAGTACCTAGTGGAGCCACACACATGCAGGAAGGATTTAAAAAG GCAAATGAGCAGATTGAAGGAGTTTACTCCAAAA ACAGCACTGCTTCCAGCCTGGTTATCACtctgaccactggaccactgcTACCAACGACATTACGGGAAACTAAGAGTGAA gCTGACAAAGCTCGGGATATGGGGGCCAAAGTTTACTGCCTGGGTGTAAAAGATTATAAGAAAGACCAG CTGCATGATATTGTAGAAAGAAAAGACCAAATGTATGGGATAGACGAATTCAAGTCCCTGGAAAAGCTTGTTACCTCG CTGGTGGAAAATTCCTGTATGGAAGTGATGGCTGGGGACACTTACTTTGTCTGTTTAGGAG GGCTACCTCACCTCCAAACCCTTCATTGTGCATATCTTTACCTG GGAAAACTGGATACTTTTTATGACTTTGTCCAGCACTGCAGCCAGGTGCCATTGATGTGGTGTCCGCCCAGGGACATG GGGAGGTGTGTCAACTTTGCCTTAATGTATCCCCACTATGCACAAATGCTCTGCAGACCAAAGATGTGCCTTTGA